In Geitlerinema sp. PCC 9228, the genomic window GCGCCACCTTTCGCCAGCCCTTTGGCCATAGCATGGGTAATTTCTGCCGTATTGCCATAAGCAGAAGCATACAGCAACACCACAGATGAGCCCCGATCGACTTTCTTTTGTATCCAATTACGGTAGGATTGGGTTAACTCCTGCAAGCCATCCCGAACCATGGGACCGTGGGCGGGGGCATAAAAAGTTATGGGAAACTTGGCAATTTTTTCTAAAGCTGATTCGACTTGACGCGCGCCGCCGATGTGGATGCAGTCAAAGTAGAAGCGGCGATCGCCTTTGTAGGTATTCCAGCCTTCATCGAAAATTTGGTCCCCACAAACATGCGCCCCGAAAAACTTATCGCTGAACAAAATTCCCGTTGCCCTATCGTAGGTGAGCAGTTCGTCAGGGTACCGTGGGGTAGGTGTGGGAATGAGTTGCAGTTGGTGACCTTTACCCAAATCTAGGGTTTCTTCGTTGCGGATGGTGCGAACTTGCAGCTGGCGTTCGGGAAATGCCTGTTGCAGCAGCATTTTCCCTGGATTGGAAGTAACGATGGTCGCATTGGGAGCTCGATCCAACAGCGGACCGATGGTGGCGGCGCGGTTGGGATTCACATGACCCAAAATCAGATAATCTAACTGTTTTAAATCGACCCGTTGGGTGATTTCTGCCAAATAAATTTGGGTAAACGATTTGCCTGGTGGGTCGAGCAGTGCTGTTTTCTCCCCTTGAATATAATAGGAATTGGCAGTGGTTCCTTTTTGTAGGGAATATTCTACTTCAAATTTTAATCTATCCCAGGTGCGCGATCGCCAAACCCAAGTATTTGCCGCGATCGCCATAATTTGAACGTCTTTCGGCTTTGCTGTTTGAACCTGGTTGCTGGTGGTAACTGTATTCATAAAATTACTTCTCGTTATTGTAATAGATTAAGTACTGGTTTCTATTAGTAGAGTGGGCAATATCCACCCTACAAAAGCTGTTTTTATCGATCGCACAAGAGGAAACGTTCCCCATTATCCTGGTCTTAATAATAGCTACCCACCTTGCGATGGTGAATGGCTGGCATGCCATCAGGATTGGAAACCCGACCGGCGGTCACTTGGCTATAGGTAATCCAGTGGTCGGAACATTCCATACGACTAACTACCTCACATTCTAAATAGGCAAGAGCATCTGCAAGAATGGGAGAACCATTTTCTGCTTGGGTGGTTTTGATGCCGGCAAAACGGTCGGCACCAGGGGAGAAGCGTTTGAGGAAGTGCCGCATGAGGTGCTGGTGGTTGTCTTCTTCCAGAACGTTGAGTACGAAGCGATCGCCGACTTGCATCAGAGATTCGATGGCACGGTCTTTGGCAACGGCAATGCTAATTCCCAAAGGTTCAAAACTTGCTTGGGCAACCCAGGAGGCTACCATGGCGCTAGAAACGCTTTCTTTGGTGGCAGTAATAATATACAAACCACCACTGATACGTCCCAGGGCTTTATTCAAATTGCTGTCGATCGCTTTGCGGGATTGAATGGTGCGATCGCCATTTAACTTCTGCCCCAAGTCCGTACCGGCTTCTTCGCATAGCTTGTAAGTCGCTTCGTCGGGGAGTTGGGAGAGGACAATGCGCGGAAATCCTTCCGTTAAGCCTAACTCTTCCAGCTTGCTTCGCAGGGGATACACGGAAACATCGCGATCGCCACCGGGTTCAAACAAGCCAAACAGTTGTTTTTCGTTCACCGTCGCAAAAATGGTATTGATGGCGGCGCTGGCGTTTTCCGCACCGTTGCCAGACGCCGGCGGTACGCCAATTACAATGCCGCTGGCTTGACCCACCAGTTCGCGGACTTCTTGGGGATCGACGTGGCGTAAATCCACTGTTTCCACCGCTACCTCGGTTTTGCCGATGCCGTTTGCCAAAGCTTGCACGATGCGATCGCCATATCCATAATCGGAGGTATAAAAAATTGCCACCGAGGTTTGGGCTTTGCTTTTTGACTGACTCCACTGGCGATAGCGACCCGTGAGTTCGCCGATGTGATAACGCAACAAAGGACCGTGACCGGTAGCAACGGTGGCAATATCACCCAACTTATCCATGCGTTTCATTGCCGAAAGGACGGAACGGGCATTCGGACCCATGAGACAATCGTAGTAAAAGCGAAAATCGGCTTCGATTTCGGCTAAATTCTCATCGTACAAGCGATCGGAACAGTAGTGCATGCCGAAGGCATCGCAAGTATAGAGAATTTGGGTTTTGCGGTCGTAGGAGAAAATGGTATCCGGCCAGTGTAAATTGGGGGCATTCACAAATTCTAAGACGTGACCGTTGCCTAAATCCAAGCGATCGCCATTTTTAACAACTTGTTTTTGAAACGGACGGTGTACGAAGTTTTCTAAAAATTGAATGGCTACCTTAGCGCCAACTACGGTGACTTCAGGGGCAATTTCTAATAAATCCGCCACCAAACCGCTGTGGTCGGGTTCGGTATGGCTAACAATTAAATAGTCGAGTTCCTGGGGGTCGATAACCCCAGCTAAAGTTTTTTGGTACAGATCGCGAAATTTTTGATGGGAGGTATCTACCAAGGCGGTGCTTTTGCCGCGAATTAAAAAGGAATTATATGTGGTACCATTTTGCAAACCAAATTCAATGTCGAAGCGATCGCGGTCCCAATCCAAACACCGGAAAGCCGTAGTGTTCTCGGCAATTTCTTGGGTTTGCATCGTCAGGCGCGACGGTGCTTTTTGCTGGGTTGCTACCATACAGTAGCCTCCTTTGCTTTTGCGATGATTTGCCTCTAGTGTAAATGCAAATTTTACGTTTGGCTATTTTTTTGCCCAAAAAATGACTAAAGATTCTTTATAGGAGTCTTTGCCGCCGGCTATATCAATTTTCTAGAAACAACGAAAAAGACACGAACAAATATTTATCGTGGGAGTTTCTTAGAGCAATTGAAAGCACATGGGGACTTACCCCATAGCAAATTCCCGAATCGCTTCATCGCTTTATGGACATATAGAAATGAACAGGCACTTATATCGCGATCGCCATCCCAATTGCTACTCTACTGTTCCTGTTGTTCTTGCAATTCCTTTTGTCCTCTTGGTTCGAGAACTTTCGATTGCACCGGCAATTCTACAACAAACTCCGCTCCTTTTCCCAGTTCGCTGTGGCAGGAAAGTTTGCCGCCATGACCTTGAACGACCACTTGGTAGCAAGTAGACAATCCCAATCCCGTTCCTTTACCCACTGGCTTGTTCGTAAAGAAAGGATCGAAAATTTTATTTTGGGTTTCAGCATCAATGCCAATGCCATTATCGCGAATAGCTACCCCAATCCAATCCCCATCAATTTGCCAGCTACGAATAGTGATTTCCCCTATAGATTTTTGGGCAACAATCGCATCAAACGCATTATTCAGTAAATTATAGAAAACCTGATTGAGATGGCTAGGAAAGCAGCGAATCCGGGGAAGTTCGCTATAATTTTTGTGGATTTGAATGCTCGGTCCAATTCGATGGTGAAGGACCGCCAAACTACTTTCGATTGCCTCGTGAATATCAATGGTTTTCACCTGTGCTTCGTCGAGGCGAGAAAACGTACGCAAAGCGTTAATAATGGAACTAATCCGTTCCGCCCCCTGTTTCATAGAATCGATTAAATTGGGGAAATCATCTTGCAAATACGCTAACTCAATATCTTCGGTAA contains:
- a CDS encoding diflavin flavoprotein, whose translation is MVATQQKAPSRLTMQTQEIAENTTAFRCLDWDRDRFDIEFGLQNGTTYNSFLIRGKSTALVDTSHQKFRDLYQKTLAGVIDPQELDYLIVSHTEPDHSGLVADLLEIAPEVTVVGAKVAIQFLENFVHRPFQKQVVKNGDRLDLGNGHVLEFVNAPNLHWPDTIFSYDRKTQILYTCDAFGMHYCSDRLYDENLAEIEADFRFYYDCLMGPNARSVLSAMKRMDKLGDIATVATGHGPLLRYHIGELTGRYRQWSQSKSKAQTSVAIFYTSDYGYGDRIVQALANGIGKTEVAVETVDLRHVDPQEVRELVGQASGIVIGVPPASGNGAENASAAINTIFATVNEKQLFGLFEPGGDRDVSVYPLRSKLEELGLTEGFPRIVLSQLPDEATYKLCEEAGTDLGQKLNGDRTIQSRKAIDSNLNKALGRISGGLYIITATKESVSSAMVASWVAQASFEPLGISIAVAKDRAIESLMQVGDRFVLNVLEEDNHQHLMRHFLKRFSPGADRFAGIKTTQAENGSPILADALAYLECEVVSRMECSDHWITYSQVTAGRVSNPDGMPAIHHRKVGSYY
- a CDS encoding diflavin flavoprotein, coding for MNTVTTSNQVQTAKPKDVQIMAIAANTWVWRSRTWDRLKFEVEYSLQKGTTANSYYIQGEKTALLDPPGKSFTQIYLAEITQRVDLKQLDYLILGHVNPNRAATIGPLLDRAPNATIVTSNPGKMLLQQAFPERQLQVRTIRNEETLDLGKGHQLQLIPTPTPRYPDELLTYDRATGILFSDKFFGAHVCGDQIFDEGWNTYKGDRRFYFDCIHIGGARQVESALEKIAKFPITFYAPAHGPMVRDGLQELTQSYRNWIQKKVDRGSSVVLLYASAYGNTAEITHAMAKGLAKGGAQVHLINCEFAETSEIENAIAQCSGFIIGTPTLGGHAPTQIQTALGIVLATASKNKLAGVFGSYGWSGEAIDYVENKLKDAGFQLAFDPLRVKFKPTDSTLQYSSELGTDFAQTLKKSQKQRSPRLQKGTLADRTSQAVGRIVGSLCVVTAKRGEMSSAMLASWVSQATFTPPGITVAVAKERAIEALMYEGDKFVLNILAEGKQVRRHFMKKFAPSEDRLSGLNIDTANNGCAVIVDALAYLECTVEQRMECGDHWLVYAVVDAGEVLDSEGITAVHTRKSGNHY